In the genome of Carnobacterium viridans, one region contains:
- a CDS encoding MFS transporter translates to MIKSAVSSLIGSLGSSIFSFSLGLMLMERTGLSISFALSIMVSALVSLFFAPLVGPIVDKQSRKAVILLSQSIVIMALILYTIYAYLSDNHIFLVTIILIVILRISDEFTSTAQESSKANIVLESDLQKLSGYQELSSNLSGLFSSVMGALLYAVFPFSILIGIEILTELLTLVLTWSIDFKFTKSDNMEFNDNLEVSSWKLFLEGLHYLKVQPYLMVAMIACMAINFFYAITFVGLPSFLLQTLQFNSLQYSVTQGATSLGFILGAYMLTRKKETDTPVYDLLRLSKILPLIFIGIALSALSSSNTVIMIWISILMILNGLSNSLLNIPFSIWMQKNVPTNIQGRVFHLLGVLCTCIQPIGILIYVALFDNKIGVPVVWDSFIFIISGIAMYLAVFLYIRFGKFDLKEAVIIDRENKV, encoded by the coding sequence ATGATAAAGTCTGCAGTCTCTAGCCTTATTGGATCATTAGGAAGTTCAATATTTTCATTTTCTTTAGGATTGATGTTAATGGAAAGAACGGGTTTATCTATAAGCTTCGCACTCTCGATAATGGTATCTGCGTTAGTTAGTCTCTTTTTTGCTCCTTTAGTTGGCCCTATTGTAGATAAACAAAGCCGAAAAGCTGTTATTTTACTTAGTCAATCTATAGTGATAATGGCATTGATCTTATATACTATCTATGCCTATCTATCAGATAATCATATCTTTTTAGTAACCATCATACTTATTGTAATTTTGAGAATAAGTGATGAGTTTACAAGTACTGCCCAAGAGTCCAGCAAAGCTAATATTGTTTTAGAAAGTGATTTACAAAAATTGTCAGGATACCAAGAACTTAGTTCAAATTTATCAGGTCTATTTTCTTCGGTTATGGGCGCGCTATTGTACGCAGTATTTCCATTCAGTATCCTTATTGGGATTGAAATACTCACTGAACTATTGACATTAGTTTTAACATGGTCGATTGATTTTAAATTTACTAAATCTGACAACATGGAATTCAATGATAATTTGGAAGTTTCAAGTTGGAAATTATTTCTTGAAGGACTTCATTATCTTAAAGTACAACCTTACTTAATGGTAGCTATGATTGCGTGTATGGCTATTAATTTCTTTTATGCCATTACATTTGTTGGTCTACCTTCATTCTTATTGCAAACATTACAATTTAATTCACTTCAGTATAGTGTCACGCAAGGAGCCACTAGCTTAGGTTTTATACTAGGTGCTTATATGTTGACGAGAAAAAAAGAAACAGACACTCCTGTCTATGACTTATTGCGGCTCAGTAAAATTCTTCCGCTAATTTTTATTGGGATTGCATTATCGGCATTAAGTAGTTCAAATACAGTTATTATGATTTGGATCAGTATTTTAATGATACTAAACGGACTTTCTAATTCGCTTTTGAATATTCCTTTTTCAATTTGGATGCAAAAAAATGTACCAACGAATATACAAGGCCGAGTCTTCCATTTGCTGGGAGTATTATGCACATGTATACAACCTATAGGCATCCTTATTTATGTAGCGCTTTTCGATAATAAAATTGGAGTACCGGTAGTATGGGATTCATTTATATTCATTATTAGCGGTATTGCCATGTATCTAGCCGTATTTTTATATATTAGATTTGGTAAATTCGATTTAAAAGAAGCAGTTATTATTGATAGGGAAAATAAAGTGTAA
- a CDS encoding nucleoid-associated protein — translation MIYIKEAILHIFDLNSNEPIFSFAGLDLTEKFTFDYLHAMIEKVEDSDNMKTGILTENNPLNQTFSTIPTDFIETTKTLTEKFFSITKLNPEIPPADLLFVYFTLDEVPQLGLFKLNYSDSITHYVSYEEETLTNQLIINRSILPSARQAIQEGMVLNLNTMEYHVIEKKHLIDELAEKIYYFTELFLEDKPQPSLKENISIIKKAVQKTSKAFDDEEFQVLADTKDALVHSMTEENVIDNQVIAETLYGDNHAKKEKFFEEIKELGYVDRAPAEVAVAGPKYSKQKFRLDNGIEISIPIELYRDPDVVEFINNPDGTTSVMIKNIEKIKNLF, via the coding sequence ATGATTTATATAAAAGAAGCCATTTTACACATTTTTGATTTGAACAGTAACGAACCTATCTTCTCTTTTGCCGGCTTAGATCTTACAGAGAAATTCACATTTGATTATCTCCATGCCATGATTGAAAAAGTAGAAGACTCAGACAACATGAAAACCGGGATATTAACCGAAAATAATCCTTTAAACCAAACTTTTTCTACGATTCCAACTGATTTTATTGAGACAACCAAAACGTTGACCGAAAAATTCTTTTCCATTACAAAACTTAATCCAGAAATACCGCCAGCTGACTTATTATTTGTCTACTTTACTTTGGACGAAGTACCGCAGTTAGGTCTGTTCAAATTAAATTATTCTGACAGCATCACTCACTATGTCTCTTATGAAGAAGAAACGCTAACGAATCAGTTGATCATTAACCGTTCTATCTTACCGAGTGCACGCCAAGCGATTCAAGAAGGAATGGTGCTAAATTTGAATACCATGGAATACCATGTGATTGAGAAAAAGCACCTAATTGATGAATTAGCAGAGAAAATTTATTATTTCACAGAACTATTTTTAGAAGATAAACCTCAACCTAGTCTTAAAGAGAACATTTCGATTATCAAAAAAGCCGTTCAAAAAACAAGCAAGGCATTTGATGATGAAGAATTCCAAGTACTGGCTGATACGAAAGATGCACTTGTCCATAGTATGACGGAAGAAAACGTCATTGATAATCAAGTGATTGCTGAGACTCTATATGGGGATAATCATGCGAAAAAAGAAAAGTTTTTTGAAGAAATCAAAGAGTTAGGTTACGTAGATCGTGCTCCTGCTGAAGTGGCAGTAGCTGGACCAAAATATTCCAAACAAAAATTCCGTTTAGATAACGGAATCGAGATCAGCATTCCTATAGAACTTTACAGAGACCCAGATGTTGTCGAGTTTATTAATAATCCAGACGGGACGACTTCTGTAATGATCAAAAATATCGAAAAAATCAAAAACTTATTCTAA
- the nth gene encoding endonuclease III has translation MLTNEAAQHVIYEIMKLYPDAVPMMRYQNPFQLLMVVILSAQATDISVAKVTDQLFKRYPNPQAVIESSPEEIESYIKTVGLYRNKAKYIYKSSCQLLEKFDGKVPSTRKELQSLTGIGPKSANILLNVAFNQEAFAVDTHVARICKHHKIVEENATPKQIEKRVTEIIPAKYWGRAHQSMISFGKEICTSRNMKCHDYPQLYENLEEVDPTDSIDAV, from the coding sequence ATGCTGACAAATGAAGCCGCTCAACACGTTATCTATGAAATTATGAAACTTTATCCTGATGCTGTCCCAATGATGCGTTATCAAAATCCATTTCAATTGTTGATGGTCGTTATATTAAGTGCTCAGGCAACAGATATTTCAGTCGCTAAAGTGACAGACCAATTATTTAAACGCTATCCAAATCCTCAAGCTGTTATTGAATCTTCACCTGAAGAAATTGAATCATACATAAAAACAGTCGGACTCTACCGGAATAAAGCAAAGTATATTTATAAAAGCAGTTGTCAATTACTTGAAAAGTTTGATGGAAAAGTTCCAAGTACACGTAAAGAACTTCAATCATTAACTGGAATTGGACCTAAATCAGCTAATATATTATTGAATGTCGCATTTAACCAAGAGGCTTTTGCAGTGGACACACATGTTGCACGAATCTGCAAGCATCACAAAATAGTAGAAGAAAATGCCACACCCAAACAAATTGAAAAACGCGTGACAGAAATTATCCCAGCTAAATACTGGGGAAGAGCACACCAATCTATGATCTCCTTTGGAAAAGAAATATGTACATCTAGAAATATGAAGTGTCATGATTATCCACAGCTGTATGAGAATTTAGAAGAAGTAGATCCAACTGACTCAATTGATGCTGTCTAA
- the msrA gene encoding peptide-methionine (S)-S-oxide reductase MsrA, whose protein sequence is MRQNDEETLNDLYNLILNPATREWERSALSSTKNALEEGATIDDQLSKLEAKLRPLALRNNLTPDVTDFYNSITGNASADAQFDFTKHSIDDLTYQDSAVFAGGCFWCMVEPFETKNGIISVLSGYTGGHMDHPTYDQVSGQYTGHVEAVEIIFDTRIIHYEELVELYWQLTDPTDAFGQFQDRGSQYRPIIFVRNEEQRKITEKSKQRLIESGKYKRPIVTLIEPTSVFWPAENFHQQFYKKNRKRYKRIERSRQQFLAYQRLQGKIRKELNHFTRKP, encoded by the coding sequence ATGAGACAGAATGACGAAGAAACGCTCAATGATTTATATAATCTGATCCTCAATCCCGCGACTCGTGAATGGGAACGGTCAGCACTATCTTCGACCAAAAATGCCTTAGAAGAGGGTGCAACTATTGACGACCAGCTTTCAAAGCTTGAAGCTAAATTACGCCCGCTAGCATTAAGAAACAACTTAACGCCTGACGTGACAGATTTTTATAACAGCATAACTGGAAATGCTAGTGCCGACGCTCAATTTGATTTTACAAAACACTCCATTGATGATCTGACTTACCAAGATTCTGCGGTATTTGCAGGGGGCTGTTTCTGGTGTATGGTAGAACCTTTTGAAACCAAAAATGGAATCATTTCTGTCTTATCGGGTTACACTGGAGGGCATATGGATCATCCCACTTACGACCAAGTGAGCGGCCAGTACACAGGGCATGTCGAAGCAGTTGAGATTATTTTTGATACGCGGATCATACACTATGAAGAACTGGTAGAACTTTATTGGCAGCTGACAGATCCAACAGACGCGTTTGGTCAATTTCAAGACCGCGGCAGTCAATACCGTCCGATTATTTTTGTTCGAAATGAAGAACAACGAAAGATTACTGAAAAGTCAAAACAACGATTAATAGAATCCGGAAAATACAAGCGTCCAATCGTTACATTAATTGAGCCAACGTCTGTATTTTGGCCAGCAGAAAACTTCCACCAGCAATTTTATAAGAAAAATCGAAAGAGATACAAAAGAATTGAGCGTTCCCGTCAACAGTTTTTGGCTTACCAACGTTTGCAAGGTAAAATCCGGAAAGAACTTAATCATTTTACACGAAAACCTTAA
- a CDS encoding CDP-archaeol synthase → METILSLYVTLMSVIFAGVANMAFCKYPTYQRLNIPMDAGRLLSDGKRLFGQNKTWKGFIGMILFGGLSQIVWGLILKTIPSLESLNLFYDVYANSILTNLWIGLLLGLAYIVFELPNSFMKRRLEIMPGKPANNQWKWFFIFIDQADSLLGCALIVAVLVPISWTQFFGFIILGAGTHIVINQLLYFLKLRKNPF, encoded by the coding sequence TTGGAAACAATTTTAAGTTTATACGTTACATTAATGTCAGTCATTTTTGCAGGTGTTGCCAATATGGCTTTTTGTAAATACCCTACCTATCAACGTTTAAATATCCCCATGGATGCAGGTAGATTATTATCGGACGGAAAGCGATTATTTGGTCAAAACAAAACTTGGAAAGGCTTTATTGGCATGATTCTTTTTGGCGGACTATCTCAGATCGTCTGGGGGCTCATTTTAAAAACTATTCCCTCTCTTGAATCGCTGAATCTATTCTACGACGTCTATGCAAATTCTATACTAACGAATCTTTGGATTGGACTTTTATTAGGACTAGCCTATATTGTTTTTGAATTACCGAATAGTTTTATGAAACGCCGTTTAGAAATCATGCCAGGCAAACCAGCAAATAATCAATGGAAATGGTTCTTTATTTTTATTGACCAAGCAGATTCATTGCTGGGGTGTGCTTTAATCGTAGCAGTTCTGGTTCCCATAAGTTGGACTCAATTTTTCGGCTTCATCATTTTAGGAGCAGGTACTCATATTGTGATCAATCAGTTATTGTATTTTTTAAAATTAAGAAAAAATCCATTCTAA
- a CDS encoding PEP/pyruvate-binding domain-containing protein, protein MNALIDLSQLGLQVPKGYFISEDKLTSLWMEAIPELVRLEATDQPSLPTYETIVQRLDQLSFPMKLYREINDLMLPNKTYIVRSSGLMEDHASTSFAGQYDTIANCTTIDDIIAALKQCIASLFKPASLNYWQTQQLDIQNLRMSVIIQEQISAVSSGIAFTLNPLTNNDRQLTLEVVEGAGEQLVSGLVTPEQLTIDWFSTIGPINVSQILSSDQLKQLQEQLLLIATFYGYPVDVEFCFSKDSLFFLQARPITTIRRKINEGNWTTTNFRDGGVAAQPCPGLMWSLYRESWQTTLEKFLIQNKLYDSTNIKQLSINHFARPYWNIGVVKEAMSRIPGYIEREFDDELGVYKNYQGDGYKSKLTVKTISHLLTVATRITKTTQQQRQTAAQQHKQLLETYQSIDKKIQSLSSITDQQDIEMLWESVINDAYLQSEQTYFWQVYVNTVQLSMKKTALLKKLPLETFFQLISKLGEVSHVQPLRDLYEIVEIIVTNEKFKQEWLINSPVDINTLLTKQPHRLDAQRIKVFQATFGYHSNRELNLLVPSYSEDQQLVVDLLKDYVDHPEKLTTAKRSFSQTLTDEQLGKLIEPYVTKWQRTKVIKDIKMLRELLWWREEFKDVSTRFYHLIRQITLKLGERYSQLGYIDQTEDLFYLEKETIHSFITNQLSQESLQKSVQDNRMYCQAYRHFVPPGDLMETSISPEMENLLVDTPSSLSGIGANDGIVSGKVRILLDPKDIHQLQAGEILVTRFTDTGWSHAFGSIEGLITETGGVLCHASIVAREFGIPTIVCTAHATENLKTGMTVTMNGTTGDITIQKGGC, encoded by the coding sequence ATAAACGCGTTAATCGATTTGTCTCAATTAGGCCTTCAGGTACCTAAAGGCTATTTCATTTCAGAAGATAAGCTCACTTCACTATGGATGGAAGCAATCCCAGAACTAGTAAGATTAGAAGCAACGGATCAACCTAGCCTACCAACTTATGAAACGATTGTTCAACGTCTGGACCAGCTGAGTTTTCCAATGAAATTATATAGGGAAATAAATGATCTTATGCTTCCTAATAAAACGTATATCGTACGTAGCAGCGGTCTAATGGAAGACCACGCGTCTACTTCTTTTGCTGGACAGTATGACACGATTGCAAATTGTACAACAATTGATGACATTATTGCTGCATTAAAACAGTGTATCGCCTCTCTTTTTAAGCCCGCTAGTTTAAATTATTGGCAGACACAACAATTGGATATTCAAAATCTAAGAATGTCTGTCATTATTCAAGAACAAATTTCAGCAGTTTCCAGTGGTATTGCGTTTACACTCAATCCTTTGACAAATAATGATCGCCAGTTAACGCTTGAAGTAGTAGAAGGCGCAGGAGAACAGCTTGTTAGCGGGTTGGTTACCCCTGAACAATTGACGATCGACTGGTTTTCAACGATTGGACCAATAAATGTCTCCCAAATTTTATCTTCAGACCAGTTGAAGCAACTTCAAGAACAATTGCTTTTGATTGCAACCTTTTATGGCTATCCTGTCGATGTAGAGTTTTGCTTCAGCAAAGATTCCTTATTTTTCTTGCAAGCTCGTCCGATTACAACCATCCGTCGAAAAATCAATGAAGGCAATTGGACCACTACGAATTTTCGTGATGGCGGTGTCGCTGCGCAGCCTTGTCCAGGATTGATGTGGAGTTTATACCGCGAATCATGGCAAACAACGTTAGAAAAATTTCTGATTCAAAATAAGTTATACGATTCAACAAACATCAAGCAGCTTTCCATCAATCATTTTGCAAGACCTTATTGGAATATTGGTGTTGTCAAAGAAGCCATGTCACGAATACCTGGCTACATTGAACGCGAATTTGACGATGAGCTTGGCGTTTATAAAAATTATCAAGGAGACGGCTACAAAAGCAAGCTGACAGTTAAGACAATCAGCCATTTACTAACTGTGGCGACTCGCATCACTAAAACGACTCAGCAGCAGCGTCAAACGGCAGCACAGCAACACAAACAACTATTAGAGACTTATCAATCAATCGATAAAAAAATCCAATCGCTGTCTTCCATAACAGATCAGCAAGACATTGAAATGTTATGGGAGTCCGTCATCAATGATGCTTATTTGCAAAGTGAACAGACTTATTTTTGGCAAGTCTATGTCAACACGGTACAGCTTTCCATGAAAAAAACGGCATTATTGAAAAAATTGCCATTAGAGACCTTTTTCCAGCTCATCTCAAAACTAGGAGAAGTCTCACATGTCCAACCGCTACGTGATTTGTATGAAATCGTTGAAATCATCGTTACAAACGAAAAATTTAAGCAGGAATGGCTGATAAACAGTCCAGTAGACATCAATACGCTGCTAACCAAACAGCCCCATCGTCTAGATGCGCAGCGGATTAAAGTTTTTCAAGCAACATTTGGCTATCATTCAAATCGTGAATTGAATTTATTGGTGCCAAGTTATAGCGAAGACCAACAGCTCGTTGTTGATCTGTTAAAAGACTACGTGGATCATCCAGAGAAACTCACGACTGCTAAACGTTCCTTCTCGCAAACGCTGACAGATGAGCAACTGGGGAAACTGATTGAACCCTATGTCACTAAATGGCAACGTACCAAAGTAATCAAGGATATCAAAATGCTACGCGAATTATTGTGGTGGCGTGAGGAGTTTAAAGATGTATCGACTCGTTTTTATCATTTGATTCGTCAAATCACTTTGAAATTAGGTGAAAGGTATTCCCAACTAGGGTATATTGATCAAACAGAAGACCTCTTCTATCTTGAAAAAGAAACGATACACTCTTTTATTACTAACCAACTTTCTCAAGAAAGTCTTCAAAAATCCGTACAAGACAATCGTATGTACTGTCAGGCTTATCGCCACTTTGTTCCTCCAGGAGATTTAATGGAGACAAGTATTTCCCCAGAGATGGAAAATCTTTTGGTAGATACTCCATCCAGTTTATCTGGAATCGGTGCTAACGATGGAATTGTTTCTGGAAAAGTAAGAATCCTTCTAGACCCTAAAGACATCCATCAGTTGCAAGCTGGCGAAATCTTGGTGACTCGTTTTACAGATACAGGTTGGAGTCACGCTTTTGGTTCCATTGAGGGTCTGATTACAGAAACTGGCGGTGTTTTATGCCATGCCTCAATTGTTGCCAGAGAATTCGGGATTCCAACGATCGTCTGTACAGCACACGCTACTGAAAACTTAAAAACAGGTATGACCGTTACAATGAATGGAACAACGGGTGATATTACAATTCAAAAAGGTGGATGCTAA
- a CDS encoding CDP-alcohol phosphatidyltransferase family protein, translated as MFIGEYGKFVYLTYFGTALSLVAMHFIIQGEMIWAMSCFIVSGLCDLFDGMVARSFERTKAQEQFGVEIDTLCDMISFAALPAVLLIAQGRFPLMNIFLAIIYVIAAVTRLAYFNRETKENLAERATYFRGVPVTYGALVFPVGYLVSEWLISGSFQSVLLLLAPIMAFLFIWDIKIPKPNRVMYLFFLGLALVTLFGLWRL; from the coding sequence ATGTTTATTGGAGAATATGGAAAGTTTGTCTATTTAACCTATTTTGGGACAGCCCTGTCGTTAGTAGCGATGCATTTTATCATTCAAGGTGAAATGATCTGGGCGATGAGCTGCTTTATTGTGAGCGGACTTTGTGATTTATTTGATGGCATGGTTGCGCGTTCTTTTGAAAGAACAAAAGCGCAAGAACAATTTGGTGTGGAGATCGATACCCTTTGCGATATGATCAGTTTTGCGGCATTGCCCGCAGTTTTATTGATCGCACAAGGCCGGTTTCCTTTAATGAACATTTTTTTAGCTATTATTTATGTCATCGCTGCAGTTACAAGACTGGCTTATTTCAATCGTGAAACGAAAGAAAATTTAGCAGAAAGAGCTACTTATTTCCGGGGAGTTCCGGTTACCTATGGTGCACTTGTTTTTCCGGTCGGTTATTTGGTAAGTGAATGGTTAATAAGTGGCAGTTTTCAATCTGTTCTTCTACTGCTTGCTCCTATAATGGCTTTTCTATTCATCTGGGACATTAAGATTCCTAAACCCAATCGTGTAATGTACCTCTTTTTCCTAGGATTAGCGCTTGTAACGTTGTTCGGATTATGGAGATTGTAG
- a CDS encoding phosphatidylserine decarboxylase, which yields MPKVYQRETKSITEPKEYQAAWLKRLYLTKWGNILLFVVTSPLFSIMWTAIDHTRFSKNKVAQFTKEYGININDYESANYRSFAAFFIRKLKAANIHVSPSNRVCAVAQAKLLTVPIHSDQTFTVKGQNYRLEDILQDRSSADYYEGGTLFIYRLAVDDYHRYLASETGSVIHRRKIHGKLHTVREIAQQHFQLFKENKREYCLLETKNLGMIMQMEVGALLVGKIYNQPFDSYQRGKEKGWFSLGGSTILVAYPKGTVTVDQDIDYYSNLNIETQVNIGEGIGLKTC from the coding sequence ATGCCAAAAGTCTATCAACGTGAAACGAAATCGATTACTGAACCTAAGGAATATCAAGCAGCATGGTTAAAACGATTGTATTTAACAAAGTGGGGAAACATTTTGCTTTTCGTAGTCACTTCCCCATTGTTTTCAATCATGTGGACAGCTATTGACCATACCCGATTTTCTAAAAATAAAGTTGCTCAGTTCACCAAAGAGTACGGTATCAACATAAACGATTACGAGTCTGCAAACTATAGATCTTTTGCAGCATTCTTTATCCGAAAATTAAAAGCGGCTAACATTCACGTAAGTCCGTCTAATCGCGTTTGCGCTGTTGCGCAAGCGAAACTATTAACTGTTCCCATTCATAGTGATCAGACCTTTACCGTCAAAGGACAGAACTATCGTTTAGAAGATATCCTTCAAGACCGTTCTTCAGCTGATTATTACGAGGGTGGCACACTATTTATTTACCGATTAGCAGTCGATGATTACCATCGTTATCTGGCTAGTGAAACAGGCTCGGTTATTCATCGTCGCAAAATCCACGGAAAATTACATACAGTCAGAGAAATCGCCCAACAACACTTTCAATTATTCAAAGAAAATAAAAGAGAATATTGTCTACTTGAAACAAAGAATTTAGGGATGATCATGCAGATGGAAGTTGGAGCGCTTTTGGTTGGAAAGATTTATAATCAACCATTCGATAGTTATCAGCGAGGTAAAGAAAAAGGCTGGTTTAGCCTAGGTGGGTCCACTATACTGGTGGCTTATCCAAAGGGAACAGTAACCGTTGATCAAGATATTGATTATTATTCTAATCTAAATATAGAAACTCAAGTCAACATAGGGGAAGGAATTGGTCTGAAAACATGCTAA
- a CDS encoding prenyltransferase (UbiA prenyltransferase family catalyzes the transfer of a prenyl group to various acceptors with hydrophobic ring structures in the biosynthesis of respiratory quinones, hemes, chlorophylls, vitamin E, and shikonin), producing MLKRLLTYYKEMYPLIPRFLLAIIYFFEIYFILLLNVGKSDFSIGIQEWTGVWTIFTFLMALRIADDFKDYEHDQRLFPDRALPSGRVKKRDLAIALAVMVTITVVLNVIFMNNIGWFLFLFIYGTLMSLWFFSKAKIQKSLPLALVTHNPVMMVMNIYIITFVCYKYQLPLLSLPTVLLAFTMYFPSLIWEISRKIRAPKDETEYVTYSQLFTYQKATRFVQVLTIIDILTNFILLWNISKIGVVVLLANVIWMTIQFQQFIHDPTRFSIKNRVERYTYITETTMVLSVAAHLLLQGFVR from the coding sequence ATGCTAAAGAGATTATTAACTTACTATAAAGAAATGTACCCACTGATTCCGCGATTCCTATTAGCAATCATCTACTTTTTTGAAATCTACTTTATCTTACTCCTCAACGTAGGAAAGTCAGATTTTTCAATAGGAATACAAGAATGGACCGGAGTTTGGACAATATTCACATTTTTGATGGCGCTTAGGATCGCAGATGATTTTAAAGACTACGAACACGATCAACGACTATTTCCTGATCGAGCACTGCCTTCTGGTAGAGTTAAGAAACGTGATTTAGCTATTGCTTTAGCTGTCATGGTCACGATCACTGTTGTGCTCAATGTCATCTTTATGAATAATATAGGCTGGTTTCTCTTTTTATTCATCTATGGAACCTTGATGTCGCTGTGGTTTTTCAGCAAAGCTAAAATTCAAAAATCATTACCTTTAGCACTTGTTACCCATAATCCTGTGATGATGGTCATGAATATCTATATCATCACATTCGTTTGTTACAAATATCAATTGCCATTGCTATCCCTACCTACTGTTTTGCTGGCATTTACGATGTATTTCCCAAGCTTGATATGGGAAATCAGCCGTAAAATAAGAGCACCCAAAGACGAGACAGAATATGTGACATATTCCCAACTCTTCACTTATCAAAAAGCCACACGTTTCGTTCAAGTGCTGACGATTATTGATATTTTAACGAATTTTATTTTATTATGGAATATTTCAAAAATCGGCGTCGTTGTTCTATTGGCAAATGTCATCTGGATGACGATTCAATTTCAACAATTCATTCATGATCCGACACGTTTCAGTATCAAAAATCGAGTAGAACGTTATACCTACATTACGGAAACAACGATGGTTCTTTCGGTTGCCGCACATCTATTGTTACAGGGGTTTGTCCGATGA